The Marinomonas sp. CT5 genome contains the following window.
TGTTGAGACTTTGTTTCTAAATCACGATTAAATAATCGTTTTAAAAATGAACTTCTAGGTTGATGGGATTCGGCTTGGTTTAAAGTTTTTTCGGCAAGTGCTAGGTAACTTTTTAGTAAATGCGGCCATTGCGAAGAAGATTGCCAATGTAAACGAATTTGTGATTCCAGCTGTTTTTTTTCATTTTGAGGTACTTTTTTGCTTTCTTGCTTCTCTAGCAGATCTATTAATTCTTGTAGAGTGCTTCTTACCAACTTCGCTCGGTTAGCTTGGGCTTGATCGCTTTGAATTAATAGCGGTTCTGCGTTATTGAGTGCGTCTTGTATTTCCTGAGCGTTTGCTCCCTTGTTAATCGCCTGACGTATTTGGCGAACAACAGAATCAAGTTCAGGGTCATTTCCTTCGGCCAGCATGCTGGTTCTGGAAACGGCTTTGCGTAACACTTCAATTAGCTTGTCACTAGATGATTCCGTCATATCGCCTCATTTTTTATTTTTTCTGACGTTCTTTTTCGATTAGAAAGTCAACTACTTTGTAGATGTTTTCATTGCCATTGGCGGTTTCAGCGCTGACAAGGTATTTACCGTTTACGATCAGGCCAGGTACGCCTCTAGCACCGTAAGCACGAATTTTTGCATCGGCTTGGCTAAGGCGGCTGTTGACTGCAAAGGAGTTGTACTGTTTGTGGAATTCATCTTCACTGACACCGTAGTTTGCAAAGAAAGCGGCGAGCGCGTCTTCTGAGTTTAGACGACGGTGTTCTACATGGATAGCGTTAAACAGATCGGCACGGATCTTATCTTCTATGCCTAATAAGTCGGCTACATAAAAAGCTTTAGCATGAGC
Protein-coding sequences here:
- a CDS encoding thiol:disulfide interchange protein DsbA/DsbL, giving the protein MTKLFSALILSLLIPLTAAAAEYSDGNGYTTIKTPVRTSDPSKIEVTEIFWYGCPHCYKLEPITQAWKKDLPSDVDFKFLPAVFGRGWLAHAKAFYVADLLGIEDKIRADLFNAIHVEHRRLNSEDALAAFFANYGVSEDEFHKQYNSFAVNSRLSQADAKIRAYGARGVPGLIVNGKYLVSAETANGNENIYKVVDFLIEKERQKK